One Bombyx mori chromosome 28, ASM3026992v2 DNA segment encodes these proteins:
- the LOC101742197 gene encoding G protein-activated inward rectifier potassium channel 3, protein MEAKDILNNSMEKDSLKAQMEYDEIDKLYDECLEYLKEAKIDVQEEDQAQHEDQVEQEEYIEDHERIKEHSANSRNSTETPKTSIKLENELNSTGSLVSVISEPKSERLRKLSQQLPKIIITQSNTSLNFKRLEEAVEIPVKIEKKKINRNPPAIRNKTVYGDFPKRLVSKNGMENIALIKNVPFEKIRLLNDTFHTLINLRWRWIVIGTMVVHFAIWLVFAVFWYISALAHYDFEPDPPKKTCVTGGKDFVTIFLASVEAQTTIGFGDRAIDEECPESIFLFIMQLILGTGLSGVLTCVVYAKLTRPEKLSRDGVGFSKKAVISMRDGQLCLMMRAWDLNYDHIICSEFSAHFITTHRTKEGEVLRYYARPMALQQRQFPLWPVTIVHIIDAGSPLYEYTPEALANSSYEITLSLKGASASMGTFTQSQTSYLPREVVWGHRFKPVVRYDGRKQKYVIEEKKLDATEPVDTPYCSAKELHSTSKDSCSTPRPCTPSSFCEKISAFQLERSSSFRKKTTAS, encoded by the exons ATGGAGGCCAAAGATATACTCAATAATTCAATGGAAAAAGACTCTTTGAAAGCTCAAATGGAATACGACGAAATAGATAAACTTTACGATGAGTGCCTAGAATATTTGAAAGAAGCCAAAATAGACGTTCAAGAAGAAGACCAAGCTCAACACGAAGACCAAGTTGAACAAGAAGAATACATAGAAGACCACGAAAGAATAAAAGAACATAGTGCTAATTCTAGAAACTCAACAGAAACACCAAAAACATCTATCAAGTTGGAAAACGAACTGAATTCGACAGGCAGTCTGGTTTCTGTAATTTCCGAACCAAAATCTGAGAGACTAAGGAAGCTATCGCAGCAGCTGCCTAAAATTATAATCACTCAGAGTAATACAAGTTTGAACTTTAAAAGGTTAGAGGAAGCAGTCGAAATTCCAGTTAAAATAGAGAAGAAAAAGATAAATAG GAATCCTCCGGCTATCCGCAATAAGACTGTTTACGGAGATTTCCCCAAAAGACTCGTCTCCAAGAACGGGATGGAGAACATCGCTCTCATCAAAAACGTACCTTTTGAAAAAATCAGACTCCTCAACGACACCTTCCATACTTTG ATCAATCTTCGATGGCGTTGGATCGTCATCGGTACAATGGTGGTCCATTTCGCCATTTGGCTGGTCTTCGCGGTATTCTGGTATATATCAGCATTGGCCCACTACGACTTCGAGCCAGATCCACCGAAGAAGACTTGCGTGACGGGTGGCAAAGATTTCGTGACGATATTCTTGGCATCTGTTGAGGCTCAG ACAACGATAGGCTTTGGAGATCGCGCCATAGACGAAGAATGTCCTGAATCTATCTTCCTATTCATCATGCAG TTGATCCTCGGCACCGGGCTATCCGGGGTACTGACATGTGTGGTATACGCAAAACTAACGCGCCCAGAGAAACTGTCTCGCGATGGAGTTGGTTTCAGTAAGAAGGCTGTG ATCAGCATGCGCGACGGTCAGCTATGTCTGATGATGAGGGCCTGGGACCTCAACTACGACCACATCATCTGCTCAGAATTCTCAGCACATTTCATAACAACccacag GACCAAAGAAGGTGAGGTGTTGCGGTATTACGCCAGGCCTATGGCGCTCCAGCAGCGACAGTTCCCTCTGTGGCCAGTCACTATAGTCCACATTATTGATGCCGGCAGCCCTCTATATGAGTATACTCCAGAAGCTCTGGCGAATAGCAG CTATGAGATTACTTTGAGCCTGAAGGGGGCATCAGCATCAATGGGAACATTTACACAGAGTCAAACGTCTTATCTGCCACGGGAAGTCGTGTGGGGACATAGATTCAAACCAGTTGTCAG ATATGACGGCAGAAAACAGAAGTACGTGATTGAAGAGAAGAAACTGGACGCGACAGAGCCTGTTGATACTCCCTACTGTAGTGCCAAGGAATTACACAG